In Actinomadura luzonensis, a single window of DNA contains:
- a CDS encoding serine hydrolase, with protein MTGAGAAGPGFEALFRAAGVTGWIHAADLDTGREVGHGSDEPQPTASMYKVPLLVELCRQADAGLLDPAERVTVPAAGRSQGPTGIAVMLDDVTISLRDLAYLMIAVSDNTAADTLLRRVGRDAVNAMLEAYGLGATRVRQSSAEINASMAADAGHGWPYLDPEEVARMRALDPARGNVSTAREMTRLFGLIWRDEIASAASCAWMRGVLNMQVWPHRLASGFPYDDVAVSGKTGTLPTLRTESGVVEYPDGGRYAVAVFTRSFATALNQPRADAVIGTAARMAVDHLRR; from the coding sequence ATGACCGGCGCCGGGGCCGCCGGGCCGGGCTTCGAGGCGCTGTTCCGGGCCGCGGGCGTCACCGGCTGGATCCACGCGGCCGACCTCGACACCGGGCGGGAGGTCGGGCACGGGTCGGACGAGCCGCAGCCGACGGCGTCGATGTACAAGGTGCCGCTGCTGGTGGAGCTGTGCCGGCAGGCCGACGCCGGGCTGCTCGACCCGGCCGAGCGGGTCACGGTGCCGGCCGCCGGCCGCTCGCAGGGGCCGACGGGCATCGCGGTCATGCTCGACGACGTGACGATCTCGCTGCGCGACCTGGCGTACCTGATGATCGCGGTGAGCGACAACACGGCGGCCGACACGCTGCTGCGGCGGGTCGGGCGGGACGCGGTGAACGCGATGCTGGAGGCGTACGGGCTGGGCGCCACGCGGGTGCGGCAGAGCAGCGCCGAGATCAACGCGAGCATGGCGGCCGACGCCGGGCACGGGTGGCCGTACCTGGACCCGGAGGAGGTGGCCCGGATGCGCGCACTCGACCCGGCGCGGGGCAACGTGAGCACGGCCAGGGAGATGACCCGGCTGTTCGGGCTCATCTGGCGCGACGAGATCGCCTCGGCGGCGTCCTGCGCCTGGATGCGCGGCGTGCTCAACATGCAGGTGTGGCCGCACCGGCTGGCCTCCGGCTTCCCGTACGACGACGTGGCCGTCAGCGGCAAGACCGGCACGCTGCCGACGCTCCGCACCGAGTCGGGCGTGGTCGAGTACCCCGACGGCGGGCGGTACGCGGTGGCCGTCTTCACCCGCTCCTTCGCCACGGCGCTCAACCAGCCGCGCGCCGACGCGGTGATCGGCACAGCCGCGCG